Proteins co-encoded in one Haloarcula pelagica genomic window:
- a CDS encoding phosphoribosylaminoimidazolesuccinocarboxamide synthase, protein MTSVKDFRIDEPATTADLGRGAFVFTDDYSVFDWGKMPNQIPEKGATLCTMGAFNFQLLEENHIPTHYEGVRLPGHEGTLDLGEALSTGTAPEEMVISLTQVPDLPFEGRSYDYDAYHADAGENYLIPLEIVFRNRVPVGSSLRSRTDPADHGLDSEAWPDEPVDLDRPIVEFSTKYEEQDRYLDREEADRIAGVADIDQLEELARAVNHIVTRQAQEADLVHEDGKIECLYHDGQIRIADVVGTFDENRFSYDGQQVSKEVVRQYHKRTQPEWVAAVGEAKERASEEGVADWKSLCEVSPQPLDRSVIDAMRDLYCAGTNAYVDGAVFDAPSLDAAVDAVRDL, encoded by the coding sequence ATGACGAGCGTCAAGGACTTCCGTATCGACGAGCCCGCGACAACAGCAGACCTGGGCCGCGGGGCCTTCGTCTTCACCGACGACTACTCGGTGTTCGACTGGGGGAAGATGCCCAACCAGATCCCCGAGAAGGGCGCCACGCTGTGTACGATGGGCGCGTTCAACTTCCAGTTGCTAGAGGAGAACCACATCCCGACCCACTACGAGGGCGTCCGGCTGCCCGGCCACGAGGGGACACTCGACCTCGGAGAGGCCCTCTCGACCGGGACCGCACCCGAAGAGATGGTCATCTCGCTCACCCAGGTTCCCGACCTCCCCTTCGAAGGCAGGAGCTACGACTACGACGCCTACCACGCCGACGCCGGCGAGAACTACCTGATCCCCCTGGAGATCGTCTTCCGCAACCGCGTCCCCGTGGGGTCGTCGCTGCGCTCCCGGACCGACCCCGCCGACCACGGTCTCGACTCCGAGGCGTGGCCCGACGAGCCAGTCGACCTCGACCGGCCAATCGTCGAGTTCTCGACGAAGTACGAGGAACAGGACCGCTATCTCGACCGCGAGGAGGCCGACCGGATCGCCGGCGTCGCCGACATCGACCAGCTGGAAGAGCTGGCCCGGGCGGTGAACCACATCGTCACGCGCCAGGCCCAGGAGGCCGATCTGGTCCACGAAGACGGCAAGATCGAGTGTCTCTACCACGATGGCCAGATCCGCATCGCCGACGTGGTCGGCACCTTCGACGAGAATCGCTTCTCCTACGACGGCCAGCAGGTCTCGAAGGAGGTCGTCCGCCAGTACCACAAGCGGACCCAACCGGAGTGGGTCGCGGCCGTCGGCGAGGCCAAAGAGCGCGCGAGCGAGGAGGGCGTCGCCGACTGGAAGTCCCTCTGTGAGGTGTCCCCACAGCCGCTGGACCGGTCGGTGATCGACGCGATGCGGGACCTCTACTGTGCCGGGACGAACGCCTACGTCGACGGGGCGGTCTTCGACGCTCCGTCACTGGACGCCGCCGTCGACGCCGTCCGGGATCTCTGA
- a CDS encoding nucleoside phosphorylase, whose amino-acid sequence MTLPNFDGKHDAEAVFRPGDLLPPPEERPELPPALVLCYQDHFFEHVVETYTDGEELTDVGGVSGRIYRVTDQVAVAGDFGIGSAVTAGLIDEKAALGVETVCILGGAGCLDPSVPPEEAILPTRAIRDDGASYHYLPPEAPAEPTPALVDELARAIGDATIPVHRGPTWTIEAFFRETVPEVEHYASEGVLTVEMEAATLFAVAGALGMDAAAVFAIGDYVTATEREVPDASLDLLRDLFEPTVAALCEHVRT is encoded by the coding sequence GTGACACTCCCGAACTTCGACGGAAAGCACGACGCTGAGGCGGTGTTTCGGCCCGGCGATCTGCTTCCACCGCCCGAAGAGCGTCCGGAGTTGCCGCCCGCCCTCGTGCTCTGCTACCAGGATCACTTCTTCGAGCACGTCGTCGAGACGTACACGGACGGAGAGGAGTTGACCGATGTCGGTGGCGTGAGCGGCCGTATCTACCGAGTGACCGACCAGGTCGCAGTGGCCGGTGACTTCGGCATCGGCTCGGCGGTGACGGCCGGGCTCATAGACGAGAAAGCCGCACTCGGAGTCGAGACGGTCTGTATCCTCGGCGGTGCGGGCTGCCTCGATCCGTCGGTCCCGCCCGAGGAAGCGATCCTCCCCACCCGCGCGATCCGTGACGACGGCGCGTCCTATCACTATCTCCCGCCCGAGGCCCCCGCAGAGCCGACCCCGGCGCTCGTCGACGAACTCGCGCGAGCCATCGGTGACGCAACGATCCCCGTCCACCGTGGGCCGACCTGGACGATAGAGGCGTTCTTCCGCGAGACCGTCCCCGAAGTCGAACACTACGCCAGTGAGGGCGTCCTCACCGTCGAGATGGAGGCCGCGACGCTGTTCGCCGTCGCCGGAGCGCTCGGGATGGACGCCGCTGCCGTCTTCGCGATCGGAGATTACGTCACCGCCACGGAACGCGAGGTACCCGACGCGAGTCTCGACCTGCTGCGTGATCTGTTCGAACCGACGGTCGCGGCGCTCTGCGAACACGTCCGAACGTAA
- a CDS encoding formyltetrahydrofolate deformylase, which yields MVAVTRGFTEITVVGDDDTGLIAEVTSLLFERSINIEDLDQAVRDGVFRMTMHVDTNEMVTTEEKLREDLTELGEELGVDVQVRFPADRETQSIAVLVTKESHCLEALFESWANGDLGADIEVVIGNHSDLQPLAEKYDVPFHDIGDEKGTPDEGELLDLLADYDADLIVLARYMRILSPDVVFRYESRIINVHPSLLPSFPGASAYMQAIEEGVRIAGVTAHYVTTDLDQGPIITQRAFNVPDDATEEDLQKMGQPLEAEALLEAIRLHLNDEVTVHRGRTKLRDDDVQAQLGAPEDLDDLNPDRPIDGLGDFVAEQDDEPEAEADD from the coding sequence GTGGTGGCCGTGACCCGCGGTTTCACCGAGATCACGGTGGTCGGCGACGACGACACCGGTCTCATCGCCGAGGTGACCAGCCTGCTGTTCGAACGCAGCATCAACATCGAGGACCTCGACCAGGCCGTCCGGGACGGGGTCTTCCGGATGACGATGCACGTCGACACCAACGAGATGGTGACAACCGAAGAGAAACTCCGAGAAGATCTCACCGAACTGGGCGAGGAACTGGGTGTCGACGTACAGGTCCGGTTCCCGGCCGACCGCGAGACACAGTCGATCGCCGTCCTCGTGACCAAGGAGTCTCACTGTCTCGAAGCCCTCTTCGAGTCCTGGGCCAACGGCGACCTGGGGGCCGACATCGAAGTCGTCATCGGGAACCACAGCGACCTCCAGCCCCTCGCCGAGAAGTACGACGTTCCCTTCCACGACATCGGCGACGAGAAGGGGACGCCAGACGAGGGCGAACTGCTGGACCTGCTGGCGGACTACGACGCCGACCTCATCGTCCTGGCCCGCTACATGCGCATCCTCTCGCCCGATGTCGTCTTCCGCTACGAGAGCCGGATCATCAACGTCCACCCGAGCCTGCTCCCCTCCTTCCCCGGCGCGTCGGCGTACATGCAGGCCATCGAGGAGGGCGTCCGCATCGCGGGTGTCACCGCCCACTACGTGACGACCGACCTCGACCAGGGGCCGATCATCACCCAGCGGGCCTTTAACGTGCCCGACGACGCCACCGAGGAGGACCTCCAGAAGATGGGCCAGCCCCTCGAAGCCGAGGCGCTGCTGGAGGCGATCCGCCTGCATCTCAACGACGAGGTCACCGTCCACCGCGGCCGGACGAAGCTCCGCGACGACGATGTCCAGGCCCAGCTTGGCGCACCCGAGGACCTCGACGATCTCAACCCCGACCGCCCTATCGACGGGCTGGGAGACTTCGTCGCCGAGCAGGACGACGAGCCGGAAGCCGAAGCCGACGACTAG
- a CDS encoding GAF domain-containing protein has protein sequence MSEVSPAVICADPDESEQSVTVDALADAGYEVDAVTTVSDIEQAVHEWTDCVVTAAAFPDGDAFDVVEAVRGVNPDCVCILFTDTSPSDLPRGRPEQVVEYVPRTVRNARERLVDIVGSTLGGAGQAAYPVPKDEGARIAAVREYDIDELRAADAFDRVTELVVSHFDIDVAFVGLVDAHEEQFVACEGANWSTLSREDTVCTHTVLTDEVMVVEDTHEDPRFAANDRLDELDIRSYAGARITDADGNALGAVCCIDGEPRSYSHTERADLRRFADEVEEQLRLRKRLSGEEM, from the coding sequence GTGAGTGAGGTTTCGCCGGCGGTCATCTGTGCCGACCCTGACGAGAGCGAGCAGTCGGTCACGGTCGATGCGCTCGCCGACGCCGGGTACGAAGTCGACGCGGTGACGACCGTCTCGGATATCGAGCAGGCCGTCCACGAGTGGACCGACTGTGTCGTGACCGCGGCCGCGTTCCCGGACGGCGACGCGTTCGACGTTGTCGAGGCGGTCCGCGGAGTGAACCCGGACTGTGTCTGTATCCTGTTTACCGACACCTCTCCCTCCGACCTCCCGCGGGGACGGCCCGAGCAGGTCGTCGAGTACGTCCCCCGGACCGTCCGGAACGCCCGCGAGCGCCTCGTCGATATCGTCGGATCGACGCTCGGGGGGGCGGGACAGGCAGCCTATCCGGTCCCCAAGGACGAGGGGGCGCGGATCGCCGCAGTCAGGGAGTACGACATCGACGAACTCCGTGCGGCGGACGCGTTCGACCGGGTGACCGAACTCGTCGTGAGCCACTTCGACATCGACGTTGCCTTCGTCGGCCTCGTCGACGCCCACGAGGAGCAGTTCGTCGCCTGCGAGGGGGCAAACTGGTCGACGCTGTCGCGCGAAGACACGGTCTGTACCCACACGGTGTTGACCGACGAGGTGATGGTCGTCGAGGACACCCACGAGGACCCGCGGTTCGCGGCAAACGATCGCCTCGACGAACTCGACATCCGGTCGTACGCCGGGGCGCGGATCACCGACGCGGACGGGAACGCGCTGGGAGCGGTCTGCTGTATCGACGGGGAGCCGCGCTCGTACAGCCACACAGAGCGCGCGGACCTCCGGCGGTTCGCCGACGAGGTCGAGGAGCAACTACGGCTCCGGAAGCGACTATCCGGGGAGGAGATGTGA